A genomic region of Solanum dulcamara chromosome 2, daSolDulc1.2, whole genome shotgun sequence contains the following coding sequences:
- the LOC129871827 gene encoding uncharacterized protein LOC129871827, with protein MQELEDDAHDSVVSEDETESKIDKEAVGEDLSTKQPKKEDKKHGEKTSNAKDATSTPIPIPQPPPPFPQRLKNKAKNGKFIKFISMLKQLLVNVYLIEALEQMSGYAKFMKYLVIKKETISFEPADNLHCCSAITTHTFLQKKEDPGAFTIPCTIEERLGVDALAAVIINIDKDHIGEYDEIVCALNGLGTFNHAPKRQLRLKE; from the coding sequence ATGCAAGAACTTGAGGATGATGCACACGACTCAGTTGTTAGTGAGGATGAAACAGAAAGCAAAATAGATAAAGAAGCAGTAGGTGAAGATCTAAGCACCAAACAAcctaaaaaagaagataaaaaacATGGTGAGAAAACAAGCAATGCGAAAGACGCTACTTCAACTCCAATTCCAATACCTCAACCTCCTCCACCTTTTCCGCAAAGATTGAAAAACAAGGCCAAAAATGGAAAGTTTATTAAGTTTATTTCCATGTTGAAACAACTTTTGGTGAATGTTTATTTGATAGAGGCACTTGAACAAATGTCGGGATATGCAAAGTTTATGAAGTATCTTGTAATAAAAAAGGAAACGATAAGCTTTGAACCAGCCGATAACTTACATTGTTGTAGTGCAATCACCACTCATACATTCCTGCAAAAGAAAGAAGACCCAGGTGCATTCACCATACCATGTACCATAGAGGAAAGATTGGGTGTTGATGCTCTAGCTGCTGTCATCATAAATATTGATAAAGATCATATCGGAGAGTATGATGAGATAGTTTGTGCACTAAATGGCCTTGGGACTTTCAATCACGCACCAAAGAGACAACTTAGACTTAAAGAATAG